Sequence from the Cellulomonas fimi ATCC 484 genome:
CCTCGAGGAGGTCGAAGTTGAACGCCTGGCCCAGCCCCTCGGGCGACGCGTAGCGCGAGCGGCGGTGCGCGGGCACCCAGGCCTCCGCGACCGCGGTGCGCGGCGGGTCGTACTCGTCGAACACCTGGCGCCACTCGCGGTAGATGTCGTGCACCTCGTCGCGGTCCTGCAGCGGGTGCGCGCCGCCCCAGGTGTCGGCGTCGAGGTCGGCCTGGCTCGGCAGCGGCTCGGCGAGGTCCTTGGCGAGCGCGTGCGCGACGTCGATGCGGAAGCCGTCGACGCCGCGGTCCGCCCAGAACCGCAGGGTCGTGAGGAAGTCCGCGCGCACCTGCTCGTCCGCCCAGTTGAGGTCGGGCTGCTCGGGCGCGAACAGGTGCAGGTACCACTCGCCGTCGCCGACGGGCTCCCACGCGGGGCCACCGAAGGTCGAGGTCCAGTCGCTGGGCGGCAGCTCGCCGTCCGCTCCCCGGCCACGGCGGAAGACGTACCGCTCGCGCGCCCGCGACCCGGGTGGCGACGCGAGCGCCTCGCGGAACCACGCGTGCCGGTTCGACGTGTGGTTGGGCACGATGTCCACGACGAGGCGGATGCCCGCGGCGTGCAGCGCGGCCCGCATCTCGTCGAACTGCGCGAGGGTGCCGATGCGGGGGTCGACGTCGCGGTAGTCGTCGACGTCGTAGCCGCCGTCCGCGAGCGCCGACGGGTAGAACGGGCTGAGCCAGACGGCGTCCACGCCGAGGTCGCGCAGGTACCCGACGCGCGAGGTGATGCCGGGCAGGTCGCCGATGCCGTCGCCGTTCGAGTCGGCGAAGCTCCGCGGGTAGATCTGGTAGACGACGGCCTGCCGCCACCACGTCGCGTCCTGCCCCGTCGAGCCGACCGAGGTGCTCCCGAGCACCGACACACGCTCCACGCCAACTCCCCCTGATTTGATCCGGGCCCTAAATTTAGGTCTCGGCACTAGAGTCGCGCCATCGGCGGAGGAGGTCAAGAGGCGATGGGCAACCCGGTCACGACACGGCAGCTGCGGGCGGTGAGCACGCGACTCGTCCTGGACCACGTGTGGGACGTCGACGAGGTCACCGGGTCGGCGCTCATCGACGCGACCGGGCTGTCGCGCGCGACCGTGCACGACGTGTGCGACGAGCTCATCGACCAGGGCTGGGTCGTCGAGCTCGAGAGCCTGCGCACCGGCAGCGACCGGAGCAAGGGACGCCCCGCCCGCCGGTACGCGTTCGACGCCCGGGCGGGCGTGGTCGTCGGTGTCGACGCCGGTCAGCACCGGGTCAGCGCCGTCGCCGCCGACCTGCGGGGCGCGACGCTCGCACGGACCGAGCTTCCCGTCGGGCCGGACGACGCCACCCCCGAGCGCCGCCTCGCACTCGTCGAGCAGGCCGCGCTCGTCGCGCTCG
This genomic interval carries:
- a CDS encoding glycoside hydrolase family 13 protein is translated as MERVSVLGSTSVGSTGQDATWWRQAVVYQIYPRSFADSNGDGIGDLPGITSRVGYLRDLGVDAVWLSPFYPSALADGGYDVDDYRDVDPRIGTLAQFDEMRAALHAAGIRLVVDIVPNHTSNRHAWFREALASPPGSRARERYVFRRGRGADGELPPSDWTSTFGGPAWEPVGDGEWYLHLFAPEQPDLNWADEQVRADFLTTLRFWADRGVDGFRIDVAHALAKDLAEPLPSQADLDADTWGGAHPLQDRDEVHDIYREWRQVFDEYDPPRTAVAEAWVPAHRRSRYASPEGLGQAFNFDLLEAEWDAEAFASIIDGNLALALESGASSTWVLSNHDVVRHATRYALPTGTDLVAWLKSDGTDPRPDVEQGLRRARAATLLTLALPGSAYLYQGEELGLPEVADLPDDVLQDPTFLRSRGAQKGRDGCRVPLPWTADGPTLGFGDRRAHLPLPDRFRPLAVEGQEADDASTLRLYRRALAARRDLQSGETLEWVTRTPTVVAFARPGGWTSVTNFGTAPVPLPPGRVVVASAPLEGAALPGETTVWLQDDAS